ACCCACGGCGACCTCCAACCCGACCACGTCTTCGTCGGCGACGACGACGCCGTGACCGGCGTCATCGACTGGTCCGACGCCTGCCGAGGTGACGGCCTGTTCGACCTCGCCGTCCTCACTCTCGGCCATCCGGAACATCTCGCGGACGTCGAAGCCGGCTACGGCACCGACGTCGACCGCGACGTCATTCGCGCCTGGTGGTTGCTGCGCTGCCTCGTCGCCGTCCGCTGGCTCGCCGAACACGGCTTCGGCCCCCTCGACGCCATGCCCGAAGTCGCCCTCCTACGATCACTGCGCACATGACGTGCTGATGGTTCGACTCCGGCGGTGATCGGGTACGCGCGGTGTATGCCTGACGTCCACATCATCCCTGACGGTGACCGCTGGAACATCAAGGTGGAGAACGGCGACGTCGTCGGCACCTTCGACACCCAGGAGGAAGCCGAACGCGAGGGCAAGACCTGGGCCCGCGCCAACGGTGGCGGCGAGGTATTCGTCCACCGCGACGAGGGCGAGTTCTCCCGCATCCGCAAAGGCGACGCCGTCAAGTAACCGTTCTGGTCCGTCTCACACAGAAAGACCCCGGCTGAAACGGACCAAAAGCTGGTGGCCCGCCGCTACAGGCGTGCCCGTTCTTCGATCTTCGATGCGGGGGCGTCGACGGCGCGGATCATCGCTTCCTGGGTGAACGACGCCATGAGTTGGCCCGTCTCGCGGAAGATCTGACCTCGTGCGTAGGACATGCCGGCGCCGATCTGCGTCGACTCGTGGTGGTACAGCAGCCAGCCGTCGGCCGTGACCGGCTCGTGGAACGCCACAGTGATCGTCATCGGCGCCGTCGACAACGTCACGTGAGACAGCGCGGTGCCGAGTCCCGCGTGCGGGAACAACGACGTCGAGATCGACAGGTGGCCGGTGAAGTGGGCGAGCAGGGCGCGCACGAGGTCGTCGCGCGTCGGGGCGGGGGAGTAGCGCAGCCACGCGTCGAGCACCGGCGGACCGACGTACGCCGGATCGTTCTCGTCGGCGACGCCCACCAGGCGCAGCTCGCGCCCGTCGAGCGGCATGGCGCGCGGGATCGCATCGGCGGGCGGCGCGGCGCTCGCCGGTAGGTCGGCGGCGCGCCGGACCACGTCGGGCTGCGGCACGTCGAGCAGCACCAGCGCGTCGGTCTTCACCCGCTCGCCTTGGCGGCCGACGACGCGCGCCGTCGCCACCGTCCGCCCGTTGCGCACGACTTCGACCGACAGCTCGATCGGGATGGCGGCGTCGATGGCGGACCCGAAGACCGCGTGCGCCGACCGCACCACCTTGCCCGGCACCGACTTCGACGCGGCCACGATCGACTGGGCGAGCACCTGGCTGCCGTCGATGACGGCGCGGTCGCCGGCGTCGTGCTCGCCGACGTAACGGTCCGGTGCGACGGCCTGCACGTCGAACACTTCGAGCATGCGGGCGAGCGAGCTCATCGCCCCGACACCGCCGGGGTGGCGGCGCCGATCGTCACGCTGACGCGCTGCTGGTAGAACGCGACGTAGCCCGTGATGCGCGCCACTTCGGTGTAGGGATCTTCGTAGCTCCAGGCGACGGGATCGCCGCCGTCTACCAGCGACCAGTGTGTGGCGAAACCCTTGTACGGGCAGCG
The Acidimicrobiales bacterium DNA segment above includes these coding regions:
- a CDS encoding DUF2188 domain-containing protein → MPDVHIIPDGDRWNIKVENGDVVGTFDTQEEAEREGKTWARANGGGEVFVHRDEGEFSRIRKGDAVK
- a CDS encoding acyl-CoA thioesterase domain-containing protein — its product is MSSLARMLEVFDVQAVAPDRYVGEHDAGDRAVIDGSQVLAQSIVAASKSVPGKVVRSAHAVFGSAIDAAIPIELSVEVVRNGRTVATARVVGRQGERVKTDALVLLDVPQPDVVRRAADLPASAAPPADAIPRAMPLDGRELRLVGVADENDPAYVGPPVLDAWLRYSPAPTRDDLVRALLAHFTGHLSISTSLFPHAGLGTALSHVTLSTAPMTITVAFHEPVTADGWLLYHHESTQIGAGMSYARGQIFRETGQLMASFTQEAMIRAVDAPASKIEERARL